The genome window ATGCCGCTAAAGAAAAAGATGCCGAGCATCAGCCACAGGAAGCCGCTCCAACTGGCCATTGAGCCTGGATTCGCAAATGGCAGGATTGCAATACTGCACGCCAGCATTCCGATCCCGCTGACCATCGTCACCTTTGCCCCGCCAACTTTGTCTGCGACTGGCCCTGCGGCAGCGCGGACTCCTGCCCCAACCAGCGGCCCCAGAAATGCAAAAGCCAGTGGATCCGGTGCGCCATCGAATCCGCCGTAAAGTTGCTTGATCATTAACGGAAAAGCAGCTGCTAGGCCACTAAACGACCCGAAGGTCATGATGTAGAGCGAGGTCATGACCCACGTGTGCTTTTCCTTGAAGATATCGAGTTGCTCCCTAAAGCTGGCCTGAACCGGCACGTCCCGAAGCCCAAACCAAGCGACCACAGCACCTAAGAGCACAAGAGGCACCCAAATCAGTGCCCCGTTCTGAAGATAGATGTTGCTGGTCGCCCCGGTCTTTGAGTTGGTTAAAGTTTGCGAACTACCAACCAGGACGATCCCGATGATGGCGGGAATAAGAAATTGGGCAACACTCACGCCAAAGTTTCCGATTCCCGCTTGAATCCCGAGCGCCGTCCCCAGCTTGGATTTTGGGAAGAACAACGATGTGCTCGGCATGAATGAACTGAAGTTGCCCCCACCCAAACCCGCGAGAAACGCCAGAACCAAAAAGGTTGACAGCGGAGTCTGAGGGTTCATGACCGCGAACCCCCAGCCCACGCAGGGGATCGCCAAGAGAAGCGTCGATACACTCACGGTCTTGCGCGTTCCAAAAATGGGGACGAGAAAAGTGTGAATGATCCGCAAGGTCCCAGCCGCGAGGCCGGGCATGGCCGTCAGCCAGAACAGTTCCTGGGGCGTGAACTTGAAACCGATGCCAGAGAGTTTTACGACCAGAGCGCTCACCATGAACCAGGTGGAGAAGCTCAGGAGCAGGCAGAACGTGGTAATCCATAATGTCCGCCATGCCACCGGCTTCGCGGTGGACTCCCAAAAGGTTGGGTCGTTAGGTTGCCATTCTTGAACTTTCTGAGCGTCGGTTGCTGTATTCATGAGTCGGACTCTTTGTCTTTCCCTATTTTCGATGATCCGCTCACGGCGCGCTATGATGCCTGTCATAGAATCTCAAATGGCTCAGACCTCTTCGTCCGTGGGGCTCTGGGAAGCGCGCTGCTCTACTCCGTCGCCGGAGCCTGTTTCGCCATCTTTAGGATCGTGACGTGCATCCAAACAAGGCAAACAATGCTAATGAGAGCGAGGAGCAGCCAGCAAGAGGTCCAGAGTCCGGTCAGTTTTAGCAGGTAGCCAAACAGAATCGGGCAAAAGAAGCCGCCCAGTCCGCCGATGACCCCAACGATTCCACCCACAACGCCGACGTCATTCGGAAAATAGTCGGGGATGTGACGATACACGGCGGCTTTCCCGATCCCCATCATGATTCCCGCCAAGAAAACGATAGTCGTAAACACCCACACGTTGGCCTGGAAGTAAACGTGAGTCACACCACGGGCAAGTAGCTCGCGCTTCTTCACCTTCTGGCCCACTTGTACCACCGGTTCTTGCCAGGACTGACTTCGGGGAAGGATGATCGTGCCCTCAGAAAGGCTCGAACCCTTGCTCGATAGGGTTTGGGTCGAGCCACTGGCCGTCTTCAAAGCATACGACTTGTCATCAATTTGAACCCGATCTTGACTGACCAGAGTCACGGTTCCAGCTCGATCCGCCAGAACTCCTTCCCCGGGAGACATGATGTCCATGCGTGGCGCGATGACGAGCGCGAACAAAACCACGCAGCTTGCCAGCACCCAGTACATCGTGGATCGGGCTCCGAACTTATCGCTCATCCACCCTCCAAGCGCACGAACCAGCCCGCTCGGAAGGCTAAAGATGCTCGCCATCAGCCCCGCCATCGCGAGGCTCATTCCGTAGACGCTGAGATAGTACGGCACGAGCCATTGAGCTAGGGCTACGAACGCCCCAAACACAAGAAAGTAGTACGCGCCGAATCGCCACACTCGAACGGACTTGAGAGGGGCAAGCATGGTGCGAAGTGTCTTTTGGCTCGCTCCTTCCGTGACCCGATTCTTCGTAAAGACCGCAAACAGGATCGTCATTCCAAAAAGGCATGCCGCGTAAATCAGAGGCAAAGTCCGCCACCCTTCCAATTGACTACCTTCTTGAGTGAGTCTTTGCAACGCGAGGGGAGCCAGCAGGGTAGTCAACGCCGAGCCTGCGTTTCCAACACCGAATATCCCTAGCGCGGTTCCTTGCTTTTCCTTGGGAAAAAACACGGATGTGTAGGCGATGCCGACCGCGAAAGCCGCGCCGCTCATCCCAAAAATGAGCCCCGAGATCACGAGATGGGCGAAAGTAGTTGCGAAGCTAACGGATGCAACTCCGGCGGTTGCAAGGAGCATCACGCCGATGTAGACCGGCTTGCCCCCAAAACGGTCCGTGAGTAGCCCGACCGGCAACCGCATGATCGACCCGGTGAGAATGGGTACACCAAGGAGCCAACCGAGCTCCTCTTTGGAGATCGGAATGACCTGCTTATCGACCAAAAAAGCCCCCAGCACACCGTACATCGTCCAGACGGCGAAGCACACCGTGAAGGCGATGGTGTTGAGGATGAGCATGCGGTTGGCAAAGGCTCGATCTGGCATGCCTCTGTTATGGCCCGCACTCTCGGCGAGGTTTATGATGGATATCATGGTTCCACGCGGCGGCTTACGGCACAATTGAGTCGTGACCCATGCGGATGTGCTGGCGGATCGGTTTGGTCGATTCCACGACTACCTTCGGGTGTCGATCACGGATCGATGCAATTTCCGGTGCGTCTACTGCATGCCCGAAGAAGGCGTAGTCTGGCAACCGCGCGAAGAAATTTTGAGATTTGAGGAGATTGAGCGTCTTGCTCGGTTCTTCGTGGAGCGTGGCGTGCGGAAGATTCGGCTTACCGGCGGCGAACCAACCCTACGCAAGGGCTACCTTCACCTCGTTGAAGCAATTGCCGCCATCCCGGGTTTGAGGCAACTTGCTCTCACAACCAACGGAACCCGCTTGGCCCAAGACGCAGGGGCGCTCAAGGCGGCTGGGCTGGCAAGCGTCAATGTTAGTTTGGATACACTGCGGCTGGATCGCTTCGTTGAGATCACGCGGCGAAACGAGTTACCTAGGGTTCTCCAAGGAATTGAGACCGCCCGTGCGGCGGGGCTAGAGACCAAGATCAACGTGGTGGTTCTTCCGGGAGTGAATGAGGATGAGATCATCCACTTCGGCGAGTTTGCCAGCGAGCACAATCTGACCGTCCGGTTCATTGAGTTCATGCCTTTTCTCGACAACGGTTGGAACGCAGACCGGGTCGTCTCTTCCGCAGAGATTCGAACCCGGCTCTCCGAGCGATTTGAGCTTCGACCCCTGGAATCTGGCGCCTCGGATGTTGCCCGGGAGTATGCAATCGATGGCTCCGAGGGCCGGGTCGCCTTTGTCTCAAGCGTCACCGAGAGCTTCTGTTCAGGCTGCAACCGCCTTCGCTTGACGGCAGACGGTCAGCTCAAATCGTGTCTATTCCTACCGCCGAGCGTCTCGTTACGGGACTTGATTCGAGGGGGAGCTCCCGACGAAGAACTGGAGACAGCTGTCCAATGGTGCCTCGATGGCAAGTGGAGCGCCCATCCACCGATGCGGAACTGGGCTCAACGAGATAACTTAACCATGGTGCAAATAGGCGGATGAGAGACGTTTCTTTTAAGAACACAACCAAGCGAACGGCCCTCGCTCGCGCTGAACTTACGGCGAGCGCCGAGACGATTCGGCGCGTCCAGAATGGCGATACTCCCAAAGGAGACCCGGTTCCCGTTGCTAAGGTTGCGGCGATTCAGGCGACGAAAAAAACAACCGAGTGGATTCCTTACTGCCATAACATCCCGATTGAGCATGTAAGGGTGGACTTTGAATTCTTGGCAGACCGCATCGCGGTCGAGGTCTTTGTTGTTTCCGTCGCCAAGACCGGGGTCGAGATGGAAGCTATGACCGGGGCCGCTGCTGCCGTGCTCACCCTCTACGACATGCTCAAAATGATCGACGACGGCATGGAAATCGTCGGCGTTCGCCTCCTTTCCAAAACGGGTGGGAAGAGCGATCTTCCCCAGCGCAGCGACTGGAACGCACAAGTTCTGGTGATGTCAGATCGAGCGCATCGCGGCGATTACGACGACCGAAGCGGCCCAACCCTTGAACAGGCACTAAAGGGCCACGGCGCGGGCTCCGTCTCGGTGAAAGTTCTGCCCGATGAATCGGAATTACTGGGTAATGAGGTTCGCGCTGCCGCTGACAGAGGTGTTTCGTTGCTCGTGATCAGCGGAGGTACGGGCGTTGGTCCTAGGGATATCACTTCTGATACCATCGCACCGCTCCTCGAAAAAAGCCTCCCTGGTGTGGTCGCTGCCTTTCAATCCTACAGCCATTCAAGGCTACCGACCGCGATGTTTGCCAGGCCGATTGCTGGGATCATTGGAGAGACGGTTGTGCTGGCAATTCCGGGCAGCCCGGGAGCGTGCGAGGATGCCATGGCCTGCTTGATGCCGAGCCTGTTGCATGTTCATTCCATGCTCGCTGGGGAGGGCCACCCGTGATCACGGTCGATGAGGCGCTTTCAATCATTCGCGATCATCGCCGGACCATACCAACGGAAGGAGTGGAGCTGATTCACGCCCTGGGCCGGGTTTTGGCGAAAGATGTCGTTTCCCCATTTGATCTTCCGCTCTTTGATAACTCCGCCATGGACGGCTTCGCCGTCGGGAGTCCAGAGGGGCCCTGGGAGATCGTTGACGAGGTTGCGGCGGGGGCGACGGCTCCAATGGGCATCCAACCGTGTCAGGCCGTGCGGATCTTCACTGGAGCCCCCGTGCCAAGTAGAACATACGGCATCATCGCACAAGAAGACGCTTCGGAACAAGAAGGCTTGGTCGTGGGAGAAGTTCGAAAGGGCGGACATGTGCGGTTTCAGGCTGAAGAAGCACCGGCGGGGCATCTCGTCGCGCAAAAGGGAGCGATGTTGACACCACCCCATCTCGCCGCGTTCGCGAGTTGCGGACTTGCCACAGTTGAAGTCCGCGGTCTGCCAAATGTCACCATTCTTAGCACCGGAAATGAAGTCGTGCCTCCTGGCCAGTCACTCCAATACGGTCAGATCTTCAATTCCAATGCGACCGCTCTCTCGTCAGCCTTGGCCCTCAGAGGCATCCGCGCACAAGTGCGACACGCTCCAGATTCCCAAGAAGAGCTACGCGCCCAGATCCACGAGTCGATTCAAAGTTCCGAGCTCCTGATCACGACCGGCGGGGTTTCCGTCGGGGCTCATGACCTCGTTCGAGCGGCCATGGAGGAGGCGGGTTTCCACGTGAGGTTCCACGGCGTCGCCGTGAAACCAGGCAAGCCAATTGCTTTCGGGGTGCGAGAAGATGGAAAAGCATGGTTTGGCCTCCCTGGCAATCCTCTCTCGACATGGGTGGGTTATCTGGTTTTCGTCAGTACTTGGCTGGAGGATGAGTTGCCCCGTGAACCCAGGCGAGTCGCGAGAAAGATGGATAGGAAGCCGGGACGCGAAGAGTTTCTGCCGGCGCAGCGATTACCCAGCGGTGAGGTTACGATCCGCAACCTCATTGGCTCCCACGCGAACTTTGGCCTTTTGGAGAGCGACGGACTTGTGAGGATCAACCCCGATGTGATCACGTTGGTCCAAGGCGAGCACATCGATTTCTTGCCTTTCCCATGGAATCGAAACCCATGAAGACCGTGACAATCCGCTATTTTGCCGTCCTGCGAGAGCGCCGTGGACTCGCCGTTGAGCAGAAAACGACCTCATGCGAGACCGTTGGAGACTTCGTCGAAACGCTCATCGCAGAGCACCGGCTCGGACTTCCGCCCGCACTAATTCGGGTTGCCATCGAAGGTGAATTTGTCGATCCAGCTGACCCACTGCAAGAAGGAAGTGAACTTGTCCTGATTCCTCCGGTGGCGGGCGGATGAAGTTCTCCCTAAGCGATGCCCCGATTGCCGCTGAGCAGATAACCCATGATGCGGCGGGCGGATTTGTCGTCTTCGAGGGCAAAGTACGCAATCACGCCGAGGGGCGGTCCGTTGTTGGGCTCGAGTATGAGGCATTCCCCGAAATGGCCCTTTCCCAGGGGGAAGCGCTTGTTCGAGATGCCATCGAGCGTTTTGGGCTCTCGGAAGCCAGGGTGATCCATCGGGTCGGGCAACTTACCATCGGCGACACGGCAGTCGTCGTGCAAACGGCCTCCCCCCACCGGCGAGAAGCCTTTGAAGCATGCGAGTGGATCATGGACCAACTCAAGTGGCGGATTCCCATTTGGAAGCGCGAAACCTACTCTAGCGGAGTCGCCGAGTGGGTTGTCCCCGGTGAAGCCGCGTCTAGCCCGGTTGACGACGAGATGTTCGCCCGGCAAATGCGACTTCCCGAAGTCGGACCCGAGGGTCAAGCCGCGCTCGCCGGAGCCAGAGTCTTACTTGTCGGGGTTGGGGGCCTGGCGGCTGGGAGCCTGCCTTCACTGGTGGGATCAGGCATCGGGACGCTGGGCCTGGTAGACGCCGACCTGGTTGAACTCTCGAATCTTCATCGTCAAACCCTATTTGCCGCTTCGGATGTGGGCCGTTTGAAAGTCGAGCGAGCTGCCGTATTCGCGCGTCGCCTCCGGCCCGAGCTGACGGTTCAGACATTTCCTGTGCGCCTCGCTGAAGGTAATGCCGAACAACTCGTCTCCGGCTACGACTGGATCATAGACGGAACCGATTCCCTAAATACAAAGCTTCTGCTCGACCGAGTTTGCCAGCAACTCGGCCGCCCCTTGGTCACCGCCAGTGTCCACCAATTTGAGGGGCAACTGATGACGATCCGGCCCGGAGGACCGTGCCTTGCCGATCTTTTTCCCGAACCGCCTCCCGAACACTGCGTTGGAACATGCGCCCAATCCGGAGTGCTTGGCGTTGTGCCCTCGCTGATGGGGGTTCTCCAAGCGAACGAAGTCATCAAAGGCATCCTTGGATTACCGGTCTTGGATGACAAGTTGCTTTTGTTTGATTTCCGCACCTTAGAAGCTACCACGATCCGTCGCAAATCCTCCGGCGAACTCAGTTCCGGGAGCAGCAATTGGGACGTAGATGCAACCTCCATCAATCTTGAAAGCTTTGAGTTGGTGGATATTCGGGAGCCTAACGAAACTCCCGAGCTCACCCGGCCCCATCATAAGGTGCCTATGGCGGAATGCTACGAAGTCGAATGGCAACGTCCTACCTTGTTCGTTTGCGCCTCCGGAAGGCGTAGTTACCGCCTAGTCGCCGACCTCAGAGCACGGGGTGTTCGCGGCGTCTTCTCGCTTCAGGGAGGAGTCGAGTGCCTTGAACGTGATTGAGCCGTGGCTTTATTTTGGAGTCTTCGCCGTGGCCCTTGGCTACAGCATGGTCGGTCACGGCGGAGCCTCGGGATACCTCGCTTTACTTGCATTCACCGCGATTCCGAGCGCGGTTGGGGCCACCACAGCGCTCGTTCTCAACGTCTTTGTCGCGGGTATCACCCTGGTGGTATTTGGACGAGCGAAGCATTTTGATTGGAATCTCGCGTGGCCGCTGCTGCTGGGGTCTGTACCTTTCGCGTTTCTAGGCGGACGCCTCAAGTTCGAAAACCAAGTCCAAGACCTCGTTCTTGCCGCGGTGCTTCTTTATGCCGCTGGAGTGCTGATTTTGAGCGTTCCGGCTAAAGACGGCGAGAGCCAACCACCGGTTCGTCCTATTCTCGTGGGGTCGGGGGCTGGCATTGGCTTCTTGAGCGGGCTCGTAGGGGTCGGAGGAGGGATTTTTTTGTCTCCGCTGCTGATCCTCAATCGGTGGGCGCAGCCGCACAAAGTGGCAGCCCTCTCGGCGGTGTTCATTTTCGCGAACTCGCTGGCCGGTCTCTCGGCTCGACCTTTTGATCTCCTGAGAGAAAGCCTGAGCCAATGGCCTCTAATCACAGTAGGCATTCTTGGCGCAGTCGGTGGCAGCTACTTCGGAGCCCATCGAGTATCAAGTCTTGCCCTTCGGCGTGCGTTAGGATTGGTTTTGCTACTTGCCGTGGCTAAGCTGCTCCAGAAGGGATTGGGGCTATGATGCCTGTCATAGCGGCATTCTCCCAGCGAGACTAAACTTCAGATATGGCTAAGCCCCCTGTCTCAATCGAGAAGCTGATCGAAGAATTCGGTCCGCACCCCGCCTACATGCCTCCTGGCGGTTGGGTGGGCAGGGATGATCCCGACAAGTTGGTGAAGACGCACTGTTGCTTCTGCGGAATGCAATGCGGGATCCAGTTAAAGGTCAAAAAAGACCAAGTGATCGGGTTCGAGCCTTGGGAGGAGTTCCCCTTCAATCGAGGTAAGTTGTGCCCCAAAGGAGTGAAGCGATACCTGCAGGGAGGCCACCCAGACCGATTGCTTAACCCGATGAAGAACGTGCCGGGACAAGGGTTCATTTCCATCTCATGGGAGGAAGCGTTCAGCACCACCATCAAGGCTATCCAAGACGTTCAGGCTAAATACGGCAATGACTCCGTAGCCTTTCTCTCCGGCGTTTCTCTCACCAATGAAAAGAGTTATCTGATTGGAAAATTTGCACGACTCGGATTGCAGACCGCCAACCTAGACTACAACGGTCGCCTATGCATGGTGAGCGCAGGGGCGGGTAACAAGAAGGCATTCGGGCTTGACCGAGCTTCAAACTACTGGGAGGACATCGTTCACGCCGAAGTGATTCTCCTTGCCGGAACGAACGTGGCCGAGTGTTCCCCCATTACGACCGACTACATTTGGCGAGCCCGGGATCGCGGCGCGAAACTGATCGTGATCGATCCCCGCGTGACGCCCATCGCTCGCACTTGCGATCTTCACCTCCCGGTGCTCCCGGGAACGGATTCGGCGTTGTTGCTTGGAATTCTACGGGTGCTGATCGAAGAGGGACTGACCAACGAAGAGTTCATCGCGGAATTCACTTCGGGTTGGGAAGAAACGAAAGCAGCGGCTCTTGCGCTTCCCCTGGAAGAGGCGAGCCGAATCAGCGGGATCAAGGTTGAGGACATCGTTCGAGCCGGAAAAATGTGGGGTGAAGCTAAGACCAGCTTCCTGATGCACGCGCGGGGTATCGAGCACAGTTCCAAAGGCGTGGACAACGTGGTGAGCTGCATTAACCTCGTTCTCGCAACTGGGCGGATCGGGCGAAAAGGTTGCGGATATGGAACCATCACGGGGCAAGGCAACGGACAAGGAGGGCGCGAACACGGCCACAAGTGCGACCAGCTCCCCGGCAATCGAGATATCTCAAACCCGGCTCACCGCGAGTACATCTGCTCGGTTTGGGGCTGCACCGACGAAGAACTCCCCGGCAAAGGCCACACCGCTCCCGAGATCATGGAAATGATCCACGCCGGTGAGATCAAAGCCCTTATCTCCATTTGCTTCAACCCGCTGGTCTCGCTGCCAGACTCTAACTTCACCCGCGAGGCACTCAACAAACTAGAGCACTACACGGCCATCGACTTCTTCTTGAATGAGACAGCTCACCATGCCGACATCGTGATGGCGGGATCGCTTCATGAAGAGGAGGAAGGAACCAGCACGAGCGCCGAAGGGCGGGTAATCCGAATCAAAAAGGCGGTCAATCCTCCTGGAAACGCCAAGGCCGACACCGACATCGTCTTGGAACTTGCTCGGCGGCTTGGACGAGGCAAGTTTTTTGACCACTTCAAGACGTCGGAGGACATTTTCAACGAGTTGCGAGTGGCGAGCAAGGGCGGGACCGCTGATTATTACGGAATCACCTACGAGCGAATCGAGAATGAGCTCGGCGTCTTTTGGCCCTGCCCCGAAATTGGCCACCCAGGCACCCCCCGCCTGTGGGAGGACCTGAAGTTTAAGACCCCAGACGGCAAAGCCCAGTTCAATGCTGTGAAGTACCGTCCGCCGCTGGAAGAACCGGATGACGAGTACCCGGTGGTTCTGACGACCGGGCGAGTTGTGTCGCACTACTTGAGCGGAACACAAACTCGCCGGATCGGAGGGTTGGTTGATCTCTGTTCCGATCCCTACGTGGAGATCCACCCGACGTTGGCCGAACAATATGGCATTGCCGATAAGGATTGGATGCGCGTCACGAGTCGGCGCGGCGAAGTCGTCCTTCAGGCGAAAGTGGTCACCACGATTCGCCCCGACACCGTTTTCATCCCGTACCACTGGCCCGGGCGTAAGGCGGCAAATAATCTCACCATCCGTTCCTACGATCCCGTCAGTGGCATCCCTGAATACAAACGAGCCTGCGTGAAGATCGAGAAGTCTGAGACACCGCAATGAAACGGGCCTTTGCGCTGGAGCCATTCTCTCGGGATCATAATGACGGCCTGCACCTCGCTCGGGCGCTAAGAGAGGAGCGTCTGGACGCTCCTGCACTGGCTCGTGCGACTTGGGAGCGGGAGATTGCCGACCACTTTGCCGAGGAGGAGCGGCTCCTCGGCCCGCTCGCCGGTGCAGATTCTGCTCGCTTATATAAAGAACACCGGCAGATCGAACAGCTCATCAGCGAATTGCCGACTTCGTGCGTATCGCTTGGGCAAGCTCTCGAAGATCACATTCGCTGGGAAGAACGGGTGATGTTTCCCGCCATTGAATCCCGCATGACCCCCGACGAGGAGGCCACCTTGGCTCAAGAAGCTCTCAAAATGGAGCATCGCCGGTGGGAAACCTGCCCAAGCCGGGCCGAAATCGTGCAACGCCGACTTGACCGCCTTCATCCCGAAGCCTAACCACTACTGCATCTTCATCAGCCGCTTTACCCCGGCGAGCATCCAGATGTTGATGCCCAGAAGCAAGAAGCTGAACGCCGAAGCTTGAATCACCATGCCGGTCTTTCCGGTCAAGATATTTTCAAGCACCATCACAAACAGCCATAGCTGAATGAGAAACAGGATCATTGCAAACAGCAGGAATCCGACGAAGACGACTGCCTTTTGGCGGCGGCGATGGAATTGCGGCGTATTCACTAGTGGTCACCTTTGATTGCACCAGTCGCCCAGATTTCGCTACCGCGAACTTCGATCTTAACTTGGGGAAGGGGGTGCGGCGGCGGACCTTGAACCACGCTACCGTCGTCCAAGGAAAAAGCACCGTTGTGGCATGGGCAGTAGAGGAGCTCACGCTCGTTCTTGACTTCGTACTCCACGGGGCAAGAAAGGTGAGTGCACCGCCGTTTGAAGGCAACAAATTCGCCGTCCTGCTTCCTGACTAGAATGCACAGATCACCAGGTCGCGGGCAGCTGAAAGCCAGGGCGGAACCGGGCTTCAAATCTTCAGTCGAGCATATCTTTGCGGCCTCAAACTTGATTTCCTCCCTCGGAATTTGGGCGTAAGCCGCCAGTGCTGCCGTGCCAACGGCTACACCACCACTTGCTAACGTGAGAAACTTGAAGAACTCACGGCGGGTCACAAAGTGGTCGTCTTCCCACTCAATCGGAAAATCTTCTTTCAGCTTGTCGTTCATGTTGGATTAACTCTCCACTTGTCGCACGGCGGTCAAAAGGTCAGATCGACGAACGACCGCATCGGGTTTAACCGTGAGTTGTTTTGTTCCTTGGGGCATCATCAGGTGAACCTTGGTTGTGATCTTCTTGTTGCCAAATATGAACTCGTTGATCGGGGTTCCTGAGCGTTCGGCGGCGAGTTCTTCGGGCGTCCCGTAGAACAGAGCGCCGGATGGGCACACGGTAGCGCACATGGGTTTCAGTCCGATGGAAGTACGGTCGTAGCACATGTCGCACTTCATCATCTGGTCCACCTCAACGTCGTACTTGGGCACTCCGAATGGACAAGCGAACAGACAATTTGTGCACCCGATACATCGTGGCTTCAACGAGCTTTGCACCACGCCATCAGGGGTTTTCTTGATTGCATCCGCCGGGCAAACCATCGCGCACGCTGGCTCGTCGCAATGCATGCAGATGATTGGCGTTGTCTGCACGGTGTCTGCTCGCTGAACTTGCTCCAAGTGAATCATCGAGACGCCCGGGTGGGTGTCGCACTCGGCACACGCCTGAACGCAGGCATTGCAACCGATGCACCGGCTTGGGTCTATGTAGAACTGCCGCTCACTCACAACGACAATGGTTGCACGCCAACCAACCGCACACCATGATATCCATCATACAGCTGTCTGCACTTGGTCGAAGCTAGCGCACCGGATCATGTCAAATATGACCGATGTCATAGGATTCTGGGGAGTGATCAGCAAAGATTGACTTATGCCGATTCTTCCTGACCACATGGACAATAGCGACCTTCATATAAAGCCGATTCTGGAGTTTCGAGCCAGGTACGAGCGGCGCATGGATGCGGACTTTCAGCCTGACCGGCGTGATAATCGAAGCAACCTGTTGCTCCGAGGTCGAGTCGGTCTGCAATTGAGCAAAGACGGTGTCACGGGCAGAATCGTGTACCAGCACGCAAGCTCACTCAACTGGCTTCCCGCTGGAAACGGTATCGCGATCCGGAGCGATCTTCTTGAGGCCAACGTCAGCTTCAAGAATGGAGCGACTACCTACACTGTTGGGCGGCAACGTTTCGGGTTGGGCAATCGAAGGCTCATCGGCGAACTCGAGTGGAACAATGTCGCCAACGCTTTAGAGGGCCTTAAGGTTGAGGATCGATCTTGGACCTTCTTCCTGATGCGTGCGGGCGTATTGCCAGCTCCCTCGAAGAACTTAGTTTTGTCGGGAGTCACCTTCAAGAGGGCGTCCAACACTACGGCCTTCATCATCAAGGTTGATGATGCGAAGGGGGTAGATCAAACTCGGTATACGCTTTCGAATGAGGGAACGATTAAGCCGAATACGAAATCGACCCTGAATTATCAAATCGCCTTCCAGGCGGGTCATCAGGATGGGAAAAGCGTGCATGCTTGGGCGGCAAATGGAAGGTACGGGAAGGAAATCACGCCAAAGGTAGAGGCGTACAGCGAACTTAACGTTGCCAGCGGCGGCAGTAGCAACCGAGTCAATGCCACTTTTGATCAGCTGTACCCCAGCGGACATGATCGACTTGGATTAATGGACACAACTGGGTGGAAGAACATCGTTTCTGCGGCCGCTGGGCTGAAGTTCAAGCCAAGCGCAAATTCGTCGCTGCGGCTCAGCTACACCTGGTTGCAGCTTTACGATAAGCATGATGCTTGGTACGGAGTAGGCGGAGCGATCAATTCCTTTGGCACAACGCTTTACAGAGATCCAACCGGCAACTCCGGTCGCGATATTGGGCAAGAGTTCAGCCTGGATTACTCTTCGACGATGGCCAATGGTTTAACCTTGAGTTCTGGCGCTGGCGTTTTTCTTCCGGGCCGATTTGTGAAGTCCTTCGGTGGAGGCAGATCGGGAAATCAGACCTTCGGCTACTTCATGCTCGGTTGGAAATTCTAATCCTATCGGACGGCCTGAAGCAATTTGTCCAGATCCTTTACGAGGATATGCCGCGCCTGGGTTTCAATCCACTCCTGCTTCTGCCAACGGCTCATGATGCGGATCGTGGACTCCACGGTCGTACCTGCGAGCTCAGCGATTTCTTGCCTCGTGAGG of Chthonomonas sp. contains these proteins:
- a CDS encoding bifunctional molybdenum cofactor biosynthesis protein MoaC/MoaB — protein: MRDVSFKNTTKRTALARAELTASAETIRRVQNGDTPKGDPVPVAKVAAIQATKKTTEWIPYCHNIPIEHVRVDFEFLADRIAVEVFVVSVAKTGVEMEAMTGAAAAVLTLYDMLKMIDDGMEIVGVRLLSKTGGKSDLPQRSDWNAQVLVMSDRAHRGDYDDRSGPTLEQALKGHGAGSVSVKVLPDESELLGNEVRAAADRGVSLLVISGGTGVGPRDITSDTIAPLLEKSLPGVVAAFQSYSHSRLPTAMFARPIAGIIGETVVLAIPGSPGACEDAMACLMPSLLHVHSMLAGEGHP
- the moaA gene encoding GTP 3',8-cyclase MoaA, whose product is MTHADVLADRFGRFHDYLRVSITDRCNFRCVYCMPEEGVVWQPREEILRFEEIERLARFFVERGVRKIRLTGGEPTLRKGYLHLVEAIAAIPGLRQLALTTNGTRLAQDAGALKAAGLASVNVSLDTLRLDRFVEITRRNELPRVLQGIETARAAGLETKINVVVLPGVNEDEIIHFGEFASEHNLTVRFIEFMPFLDNGWNADRVVSSAEIRTRLSERFELRPLESGASDVAREYAIDGSEGRVAFVSSVTESFCSGCNRLRLTADGQLKSCLFLPPSVSLRDLIRGGAPDEELETAVQWCLDGKWSAHPPMRNWAQRDNLTMVQIGG
- a CDS encoding MFS transporter — its product is MNTATDAQKVQEWQPNDPTFWESTAKPVAWRTLWITTFCLLLSFSTWFMVSALVVKLSGIGFKFTPQELFWLTAMPGLAAGTLRIIHTFLVPIFGTRKTVSVSTLLLAIPCVGWGFAVMNPQTPLSTFLVLAFLAGLGGGNFSSFMPSTSLFFPKSKLGTALGIQAGIGNFGVSVAQFLIPAIIGIVLVGSSQTLTNSKTGATSNIYLQNGALIWVPLVLLGAVVAWFGLRDVPVQASFREQLDIFKEKHTWVMTSLYIMTFGSFSGLAAAFPLMIKQLYGGFDGAPDPLAFAFLGPLVGAGVRAAAGPVADKVGGAKVTMVSGIGMLACSIAILPFANPGSMASWSGFLWLMLGIFFFSG
- a CDS encoding MoaD/ThiS family protein; translated protein: MKTVTIRYFAVLRERRGLAVEQKTTSCETVGDFVETLIAEHRLGLPPALIRVAIEGEFVDPADPLQEGSELVLIPPVAGG
- a CDS encoding MFS transporter, which codes for MPDRAFANRMLILNTIAFTVCFAVWTMYGVLGAFLVDKQVIPISKEELGWLLGVPILTGSIMRLPVGLLTDRFGGKPVYIGVMLLATAGVASVSFATTFAHLVISGLIFGMSGAAFAVGIAYTSVFFPKEKQGTALGIFGVGNAGSALTTLLAPLALQRLTQEGSQLEGWRTLPLIYAACLFGMTILFAVFTKNRVTEGASQKTLRTMLAPLKSVRVWRFGAYYFLVFGAFVALAQWLVPYYLSVYGMSLAMAGLMASIFSLPSGLVRALGGWMSDKFGARSTMYWVLASCVVLFALVIAPRMDIMSPGEGVLADRAGTVTLVSQDRVQIDDKSYALKTASGSTQTLSSKGSSLSEGTIILPRSQSWQEPVVQVGQKVKKRELLARGVTHVYFQANVWVFTTIVFLAGIMMGIGKAAVYRHIPDYFPNDVGVVGGIVGVIGGLGGFFCPILFGYLLKLTGLWTSCWLLLALISIVCLVWMHVTILKMAKQAPATE
- a CDS encoding molybdopterin molybdotransferase MoeA, which translates into the protein MITVDEALSIIRDHRRTIPTEGVELIHALGRVLAKDVVSPFDLPLFDNSAMDGFAVGSPEGPWEIVDEVAAGATAPMGIQPCQAVRIFTGAPVPSRTYGIIAQEDASEQEGLVVGEVRKGGHVRFQAEEAPAGHLVAQKGAMLTPPHLAAFASCGLATVEVRGLPNVTILSTGNEVVPPGQSLQYGQIFNSNATALSSALALRGIRAQVRHAPDSQEELRAQIHESIQSSELLITTGGVSVGAHDLVRAAMEEAGFHVRFHGVAVKPGKPIAFGVREDGKAWFGLPGNPLSTWVGYLVFVSTWLEDELPREPRRVARKMDRKPGREEFLPAQRLPSGEVTIRNLIGSHANFGLLESDGLVRINPDVITLVQGEHIDFLPFPWNRNP